Proteins encoded within one genomic window of Streptomyces taklimakanensis:
- a CDS encoding ABC transporter permease has product MKKFDKDRLILAAGGPVLAIVVAVLLTSVVLLASGRNPVQPYSLMAEYAMHSDIQVLIVNQAATYYLAALAVAVGFRMNLFNIGVDGQYRLAAMAAAVAGASVTLPGPLHILLIMLVAMLVGAFWAGIAGILKTTRGVSEVVATIMLNSIATSIIAYLILPGQFGEQRGNNLTTGLIPESGRFPGIDLGPAGEIYGFTVVAALCGFLYWLILNRTRFGFDLRATGASDSAATASGVDAKRMVLTSMLISGAVAGLAGMPVLLGDAHTYSLDFPVGVGFTGITIALLGRNHPVGIALGALLIAFLDKASPTLDYNGYEKEIATIMQGLIVMAVVISYESVRRYGLRRQQQKVGEELAAEAAAAGEGNGNGPKNRKEVSA; this is encoded by the coding sequence ATGAAGAAGTTCGACAAGGACCGGCTGATCCTGGCGGCCGGCGGGCCGGTGCTGGCCATCGTCGTCGCCGTGCTGCTGACCTCGGTGGTGCTGCTCGCCTCCGGCCGCAACCCCGTGCAGCCGTACTCCCTGATGGCCGAGTACGCGATGCACTCCGACATCCAGGTGCTCATCGTCAACCAGGCCGCGACCTACTACCTGGCCGCGCTGGCGGTGGCGGTCGGCTTCCGGATGAACCTGTTCAACATCGGGGTCGACGGCCAGTACCGGCTCGCCGCGATGGCCGCCGCCGTCGCCGGCGCCTCGGTCACCCTGCCCGGGCCGCTCCACATCCTGCTGATCATGCTCGTCGCGATGCTCGTCGGCGCCTTCTGGGCCGGTATCGCGGGCATCCTCAAGACCACCCGCGGGGTGAGCGAGGTCGTCGCGACGATCATGCTCAACTCCATCGCGACCAGCATCATCGCCTACCTCATCCTGCCCGGCCAGTTCGGCGAGCAGCGGGGCAACAACCTCACCACCGGGCTGATCCCGGAGTCCGGCCGGTTCCCCGGCATCGACCTCGGGCCGGCCGGCGAGATCTACGGGTTCACCGTCGTCGCCGCGCTCTGCGGCTTCCTGTACTGGCTGATCCTGAACCGGACCCGGTTCGGCTTCGACCTGCGCGCCACCGGCGCCAGCGACAGCGCCGCCACCGCCAGTGGCGTCGACGCCAAGCGCATGGTGCTGACCAGCATGCTGATCTCCGGCGCCGTCGCCGGACTGGCCGGCATGCCCGTCCTGCTCGGCGACGCCCACACCTACAGCCTCGACTTCCCCGTCGGCGTCGGCTTCACGGGCATCACCATCGCCCTGCTGGGCCGCAACCACCCGGTGGGCATCGCCCTGGGCGCCCTGCTCATCGCCTTCCTCGACAAGGCGTCCCCGACGCTCGACTACAACGGCTACGAGAAGGAGATCGCCACGATCATGCAGGGCCTGATCGTGATGGCGGTCGTCATCAGCTACGAGTCCGTGCGCCGCTACGGTCTGCGCCGCCAGCAGCAGAAGGTCGGCGAGGAACTCGCCGCCGAGGCCGCCGCTGCCGGTGAGGGCAACGGCAACGGCCCGAAGAACCGCAAGGAGGTGTCGGCATGA
- a CDS encoding ABC transporter permease: protein MSTALAKPAAQQPKSGKPARRRLTLAEWMLVIAGVLVLVSAVRLITGAHGITAVGQTSAALRLAVPIGLAGLGGLWAERAGVINIGLEGMLILGTWFGAWAGVQWGPWAGVVMGIVGGALGGLLHAIATVTFGVNHIVSGVAINILAVGATRYLSSFTFAEMEGGTSKQSPPIEPIGQITVPGVSDALATLNAKHWFVVSDVAGLLGGLVTSLSLLTIVAIAMIPLSRWVLWHTGFGLRLRSCGENPIAAETLGVNVYKYKYIAVMISGGFAGMGGAFLAEVASNIYLEGQTGGRGYIGLAAMIFGNWMPGGLALGAGLFGYTDSLNLRGGGQNVHALLLLLAILLVLATAWAVYRKKYLTGAVSAVVGLVLFVWYASVDEVPSQFVSAAPYVATLLVLAMSAQRLRMPKANGKAYRKGEGK, encoded by the coding sequence ATGAGCACCGCCCTCGCCAAGCCGGCCGCGCAGCAGCCGAAGTCGGGGAAGCCCGCCCGTCGCCGGCTCACCCTGGCCGAGTGGATGCTCGTCATCGCCGGCGTCCTGGTCCTGGTCTCCGCGGTGCGGCTGATCACCGGAGCCCACGGCATCACCGCCGTCGGCCAGACCTCCGCCGCCCTGCGGCTGGCCGTCCCGATCGGCCTGGCGGGCCTGGGCGGTCTGTGGGCCGAGCGGGCCGGCGTGATCAACATCGGTCTGGAGGGCATGCTGATCCTGGGCACCTGGTTCGGTGCCTGGGCCGGCGTCCAGTGGGGCCCGTGGGCGGGCGTGGTCATGGGCATCGTCGGCGGCGCGCTGGGCGGCCTGCTGCACGCGATCGCCACCGTCACCTTCGGCGTCAACCACATCGTCTCCGGTGTGGCCATCAACATCCTCGCCGTCGGCGCCACCCGCTACCTGTCCAGCTTCACCTTCGCCGAGATGGAGGGCGGCACCAGCAAGCAGTCCCCGCCGATCGAGCCGATAGGACAGATCACCGTCCCCGGGGTGTCCGACGCCCTGGCGACGCTCAACGCCAAGCACTGGTTCGTCGTCTCGGACGTCGCCGGACTCCTCGGCGGGCTGGTCACCAGCCTCTCCCTGCTGACGATCGTGGCGATCGCCATGATCCCGCTCAGCCGGTGGGTGCTGTGGCACACCGGTTTCGGCCTGCGGCTGCGCTCCTGCGGCGAGAACCCGATCGCCGCCGAGACGCTGGGCGTCAACGTCTACAAGTACAAGTACATCGCGGTGATGATCTCCGGCGGCTTCGCCGGCATGGGCGGCGCCTTCCTCGCCGAGGTCGCCTCCAACATCTACCTGGAGGGCCAGACCGGCGGTCGCGGCTACATCGGTCTCGCCGCGATGATCTTCGGCAACTGGATGCCCGGCGGACTGGCGCTCGGCGCGGGCCTGTTCGGCTACACCGACAGCCTCAACCTGCGCGGCGGCGGCCAGAACGTCCACGCGCTGCTCCTGCTGCTGGCCATCCTCCTCGTCCTGGCCACCGCCTGGGCGGTGTACCGGAAGAAGTACCTGACCGGTGCCGTCTCCGCCGTCGTCGGTCTGGTGCTGTTCGTCTGGTACGCCTCCGTGGACGAGGTGCCCAGCCAGTTCGTGAGCGCCGCCCCGTACGTCGCCACCCTGCTGGTGCTGGCGATGTCCGCGCAGCGGCTGCGGATGCCCAAGGCCAACGGCAAGGCCTACCGGAAGGGCGAGGGCAAGTAG
- a CDS encoding cytidine deaminase, whose amino-acid sequence MSAPHGTPAAGAVDWTALRAKARELMSRAYAPYSKYPVGAAALVDDGRTVAGCNVENAAYGVVLCAECGLVSDLIATGGGRLVAFTCCDGRGRVLMPCGRCRQLLWEHGGPDLAVDTAGGIRPLSELLPDAFGPDDLADR is encoded by the coding sequence GTGAGCGCGCCACACGGAACCCCCGCGGCGGGCGCGGTCGACTGGACCGCCCTGCGGGCGAAGGCCCGGGAGCTGATGTCCCGGGCCTACGCCCCCTACTCGAAGTACCCGGTCGGGGCCGCCGCACTGGTGGACGACGGCCGGACCGTCGCCGGCTGCAACGTGGAGAACGCCGCCTACGGTGTCGTCCTGTGCGCCGAGTGCGGTCTGGTCTCGGACCTGATCGCCACCGGTGGCGGCCGGCTCGTGGCCTTCACCTGCTGCGACGGTCGGGGCCGGGTGCTGATGCCGTGCGGTCGCTGCCGCCAGCTCCTGTGGGAGCACGGCGGCCCGGACCTGGCCGTCGACACGGCCGGCGGCATCCGCCCCCTGTCCGAGCTGCTGCCGGACGCCTTCGGCCCCGACGACCTCGCGGACCGCTGA
- a CDS encoding thymidine phosphorylase, with amino-acid sequence MDVISVIRTKRDRGRLSDAQIDWVIDAYTRGEVADEQMSALAMAILLNGMEREEIARWTAAMIASGERMDFSALPRPTADKHSTGGVGDKITLPLAPLVAACGAAVPQLSGRGLGHTGGTLDKMESIPGWRALLSNDAMMDVLRSVGAVICAAGDGLAPADKKLYALRDVTGTVEAIPLIASSIMSKKIAEGTGSLVLDVKVGSGAFMKNLDDARELARTMVGLGTDHGVRTVALLTDMSTPLGLTAGNALEVRESVEVLAGGGPADVVELTLALAREMLDAAGLPDADPAGALADGSAMDHWRRMVAAQGGDPDAPLPVARERHTVTASASGVLTKLDAYAVGVAAWRLGAGRARKEDPVQAGAGVEMHAKPGDRVTAGAPLLTLHTDTPERFEYALGALDGDAIEITDTASVEPTPLILDRIA; translated from the coding sequence ATGGACGTCATCTCCGTCATCCGTACCAAGCGCGATCGGGGCCGTCTCAGCGACGCCCAGATCGACTGGGTCATCGACGCCTACACCCGCGGCGAGGTCGCCGACGAGCAGATGTCGGCCCTGGCCATGGCGATCCTGCTGAACGGCATGGAGCGCGAGGAGATCGCCCGCTGGACCGCCGCGATGATCGCGAGCGGCGAGCGGATGGACTTCTCCGCCCTGCCCCGTCCGACGGCCGACAAGCACTCCACGGGCGGTGTCGGCGACAAGATCACCCTGCCCCTGGCCCCGCTGGTCGCGGCCTGCGGCGCCGCCGTCCCCCAGCTCTCGGGCCGGGGCCTGGGCCACACCGGCGGCACGCTCGACAAGATGGAGTCCATCCCCGGCTGGCGGGCGCTGCTGAGCAACGACGCGATGATGGACGTCCTGCGCTCGGTCGGCGCGGTGATCTGCGCGGCGGGCGACGGGCTGGCGCCGGCCGACAAGAAGCTCTACGCGCTGCGCGACGTCACCGGCACGGTCGAGGCCATCCCGCTGATCGCCTCCTCGATCATGTCCAAGAAGATCGCCGAGGGGACCGGGTCGCTGGTCCTGGACGTCAAGGTCGGCTCGGGCGCGTTCATGAAGAACCTCGACGACGCCCGCGAACTGGCCCGCACCATGGTCGGTCTGGGTACCGACCACGGCGTGCGGACCGTCGCGCTGCTCACCGACATGTCCACGCCGCTGGGGCTGACCGCGGGCAACGCCCTGGAGGTCCGCGAGTCGGTGGAGGTGCTGGCCGGCGGCGGCCCGGCCGACGTCGTGGAGCTGACCCTGGCGCTGGCCCGCGAGATGCTCGACGCGGCCGGACTGCCGGACGCCGATCCGGCCGGGGCGCTCGCCGACGGCTCGGCGATGGACCACTGGCGCCGCATGGTCGCCGCCCAGGGCGGCGACCCGGACGCGCCGCTGCCCGTCGCCCGCGAACGGCACACCGTGACGGCCTCCGCCTCCGGGGTCCTGACGAAGCTGGACGCGTACGCCGTCGGCGTCGCCGCCTGGCGGTTGGGCGCGGGACGCGCCCGCAAGGAGGACCCGGTGCAGGCCGGGGCCGGGGTGGAGATGCACGCCAAGCCGGGCGACCGCGTCACCGCCGGCGCCCCGCTGTTGACCCTCCACACCGACACCCCCGAGCGCTTCGAGTACGCGCTCGGGGCCCTCGACGGCGACGCGATCGAGATCACCGACACGGCTTCCGTCGAGCCCACCCCCCTGATCCTCGACCGCATCGCCTGA